The following coding sequences lie in one Musa acuminata AAA Group cultivar baxijiao chromosome BXJ3-1, Cavendish_Baxijiao_AAA, whole genome shotgun sequence genomic window:
- the LOC103998460 gene encoding 36.4 kDa proline-rich protein yields MDSSKISAILITFMLFLSSVSPVVSAGTCPPTKHKPPKSKHHKPKTPTHKPPITVPPVVGKPPITVPPVIGKPPITVPPVIGKPPITVPPVIGKPPITVPPITVPPVIGKPPITEPPVVGVPPVVMPPTLPPRNTPCPPPPPPTAPPASPSCPVDTLKVGACVDLLGGLVHIGIGDPVVNRCCPLLQGLVEIEAAVCLCTSIKLKLLNINIYLPLALQLLLTCGKTPPPGYTCTI; encoded by the coding sequence ATGGACTCCTCCAAGATCTCAGCCATCCTCATTACCTTCATGCTCTTCCTCTCCTCCGTTTCCCCCGTCGTTTCTGCTGGCACCTGTCCCCCCACCAAGCACAAGCCACCCAAGTCCAAGCACCATAAGCCGAAGACCCCCACTCACAAACCACCCATCACCGTCCCGCCGGTCGTCGGCAAACCACCCATCACCGTCCCACCGGTCATCGGCAAACCACCCATCACCGTCCCGCCGGTCATCGGCAAACCACCCATCACAGTCCCGCCGGTCATCGGCAAGCCACCTATAACCGTTCCACCCATCACCGTGCCACCAGTGATCGGAAAACCACCCATTACGGAGCCCCCAGTGGTCGGCGTGCCCCCCGTTGTCATGCCCCCGACGCTCCCGCCCAGGAACACTCcctgccctcctcctcctccgcctacaGCTCCACCAGCGTCGCCGAGTTGCCCCGTCGACACGCTTAAGGTCGGCGCGTGCGTTGATTTGCTGGGAGGGCTCGTGCACATCGGCATCGGCGATCCCGTGGTGAACCGGTGTTGTCCTTTGCTGCAAGGACTTGTCGAGATCGAGGCTGCAGTTTGTCTGTGCACCAGCATCAAGCTGAAGCTTCTCAACATCAACATCTACCTGCCGCTGGCACTGCAGTTGCTGCTTACTTGCGGGAAGACTCCACCGCCCGGTTACACATGCACCATCTAG
- the LOC135628507 gene encoding putative chloride channel-like protein CLC-g — protein sequence MVKVLHVCSPVNERGRAHRLLLAAAVSICISCCLFGLPWLAPCRPCSNKDCSTVAHPGGFKNFQCPPDHYNDLASLFFNTNDDTIRKLYGRGTNNDFQKSSIMVAFAASYVLGILSYGVVAAPFGFFVPIMLTGASYGRLVGMAMGSDTNLDHGLFAVLGSASFLGGTMRMTVSVCVIMLELTNDLLLLPLVMLVLLISKTVADAFNPNIYDLILRLKGLPYLDDHAEPYMRHLTVSDVVAGPLRTFNGVEKVGNVVHILKTTGHHAFPVIDEPPFSSSPVLYGLVLRAHLLSLLKKKRFLPTRSVAGLDAAGQFGADELGKRGSGKHDRVEDVEVSAEEMEMFVDLHPFTNSSPYTVVETMSLAKALILFREMGLRHLLIVPKSSSRAPVVGILTRHDFMAEHILGLHPFLRKSRWKRLRFQGATLRRLCRACLMWASS from the exons ATGGTGAAGGTTCTTCACGTATGCAGCCCTGTTAATGA GAGAGGCCGTGCCCACAGGTTGCTTCTGGCTGCTGCTGTCTCCATATGTATATCTTGTTGTCTGTTTGGGTTACCATGGTTGGCACCCTGCAGACCTTGCTCGAACAAGGACTGCTCCACGGTAGCTCATCCCGGTGGCTTCAAGAACTTCCAGTGCCCTCCCGACCATTACAACGATCTAGCCAGTCTATTCTTCAACACCAACGATGACACGATCCGGAAACTGTATGGCCGTGGCACGAATAACGACTTCCAGAAGTCCTCCATCATGGTCGCCTTTGCCGCCTCCTACGTTCTAGGCATCCTGAGCTACGGCGTCGTCGCCGCGCCCTTCGGTTTTTTCGTGCCGATTATGTTAACCGGTGCAAGCTACGGACGGCTCGTCGGGATGGCGATGGGCTCCGACACGAACCTCGACCATGGTCTCTTCGCCGTCCTCGGTTCGGCTTCCTTCCTCGGCGGAACGATGAGGATGACGGTGTCGGTATGCGTGATTATGCTGGAATTAACCAACGATCTCTTGTTGCTTCCCCTGGTGATGCTGGTTCTCCTGATATCAAAAACCGTGGCCGACGCCTTCAATCCCAACATCTACGACCTGATCCTGAGACTGAAGGGCCTTCCTTATCTCGACGACCATGCGGAACCATACATGAGGCATCTCACCGTTAGCGATGTGGTGGCAGGTCCTTTACGAACCTTTAATGGCGTGGAGAAGGTGGGTAACGTGGTCCACATACTGAAGACGACGGGGCACCACGCGTTCCCCGTGATAGATGAGCCGCCGTTCTCTTCTTCTCCGGTGCTGTACGGCCTGGTCCTCCGTGCACACCTGCTGAGTTTGTTGAAGAAGAAGCGGTTTCTGCCGACACGCAGCGTCGCAGGGTTGGATGCGGCGGGGCAATTCGGGGCTGATGAGTTGGGTAAGCGTGGATCGGGGAAGCACGACCGTGTTGAGGACGTAGAGGTAAGCGCAGAAGAGATGGAGATGTTCGTTGATTTGCATCCCTTCACAAACTCGTCGCCTTACACGGTGGTGGAGACGATGTCGCTGGCGAAAGCTCTCATACTTTTCCGGGAGATGGGACTGAGACACCTGTTGATCGTTCCCAAGTCATCTTCC AGAGCGCCGGTGGTCGGCATATTGACAAGGCATGACTTCATGGCCGAGCATATATTGGGATTGCATCCGTTCCTGAGAAAGAGCAGATGGAAGAGATTGCGATTTCAGGGAGCCACTTTGAGAAGACTTTGCAGGGCTTGTTTGATGTGGGCTTCCTCTTAG
- the LOC135629213 gene encoding putative chloride channel-like protein CLC-g produces the protein MATAAQVDEQELPPPRSSSSSEVMEQQRGNVREPLLEHSPIDLRRHAANTTSQVAIVGSNLCPIESLDYELIENDVLNQDWRSRGRAAILQYVFLKWTFCLFIGILAGAVGFFNNLAVENIAGRKFVTVSKFMLANKYWTAFWVFAGSNLALLTFATAITAFVSTAAGGSGIPEVKAYLNGVDAPDIFSLRTLVVKIVGTIAAVSSSLHVGKADPMVHIGACIGAMVGQGGSRKYRMTCRWLRYFKNDRDRRDLVTCGAAAGVAAALRAPVGGVLFALESLSSWY, from the exons atggCGACCGCAGCCCAAGTTGACGAACAGGAATTGCCGCCACCGCGGTCGTCTTCGTCGTCCGAGGTGATGGAGCAGCAGAGAGGAAATGTAAGAGAGCCTCTTTTGGAGCACTCTCCCATCGATCTCCGACGCCACGCGGCCAACACCACCTCCCAAGTCGCCATCGTCGGCTCCAACCTATGCCCCATCGAGAGCCTCGACTACGA GTTGATCGAGAACGACGTCCTCAACCAGGATTGGAGGAGCCGAGGCCGGGCGGCCATATTGCAGTATGTGTTCCTCAAGTGGACTTTCTGCCTCTTCATCGGCATCCTCGCCGGCGCTGTTGGCTTCTTCAACAACCTTGCAGTGGAGAACATCGCGGGCCGCAAGTTTGTCACCGTCTCCAAATTCATGCTCGCCAATAA GTACTGGACTGCTTTCTGGGTGTTTGCCGGTTCAAATTTGGCCCTTTTGACGTTTGCGACGGCGATCACGGCTTTTGTTTCGACTGCCGCGGGCGGGTCGGGAATACCGGAGGTGAAGGCTTATCTGAATGGCGTTGACGCTCCTGACATCTTCTCGCTTCGCACCCTCGTTGTAAAG ATCGTCGGTACGATTGCTGCTGTATCATCTTCGCTCCACGTGGGCAAGGCTGATCCCATGGTGCACATTGGTGCATGCATCGGGGCTATGGTCGGACAAGGTGGATCTCGCAAGTATCGCATGACATGCAGATGGCTGCGTTACTTCAAGAACGACAGAGACAGGCGTGACCTTGTCACCTGTGGGGCTGCTGCCGGTGTTGCTGCCGCGTTGCGTGCACCGGTCGGTGGTGTTCTATTTGCCCTGGAATCGCTGTCTTCATGGTACTAA